The DNA window AAGGCAAGCGGCTAAAAACATTAAAACGCTAATTTAGATCAACAAGAAGGTAGCCCTCCTGCTTGAAATGAGCTGGGGGGCTATTTGTTTTTGTTCAGGACTCTGAAAAAAGGTTGGAGATTTTTAGAAAAGATCAAAAGTTGGAGAGAAGTTTGTGGCGGTGTCCAGAAGTGTGTTAAAATAGACATAGGTTTTGCCGTAATTTTGAGATGAGGCCGATTAATGAGCAAAGTAAAACCGACCTCTCCCCAAAAATATCATCCCACCCACCACGGCCCGGAAATTTTCCCCCGCCGCCGTACCTTTACGCCTGAAGAAAAGCAGTGGCGAGAAGCGGCGGTGTCTTTTTTGTGGGAACGCTTACAAAATAATGCTTTAGACAGGCTCAAAACGAGCCGTATCGCCGATGACGATTTGATTTAGAGCTTTGATAATGATAGGGGGCCAATTATGCCAAAAGGAGACTTATGGACACACGAAGAATTGTTGCTCGTGCTTAATCTCTACCACAAAATACCTTTTGGTCAGTTTGACCATCGCACTCCCAAGGTAATTGAGTTGGCAAAATTGATTGGTCGAACATCAAATGCGGTTGCAATGCAACTTAACAACTTTGTTGCTTTGGACCCCTATCATCAAAATCGAGGGATTAAAGGACTCCGGCCCCCTGGTGAATTAGCCAGGAAACTTTGGGCAGAGGCTCAGAATGATTGGGTTAATATTGTTCTGGAAAGTGAGACTATTTTAGAAAATTTGACCCAACCCGATACTGTTAAAATTCAGCAAACATCGGCTGAAAAGCCCCCTACTCTCTTGAAACAACCGGAAGGGCCAACTGAAACAGAACGTTTAACCAAAATACGATTAGGGCAACGATTCTTTCGTGAGTCCATTATGGCAAATTATCACCAGCGATGTTGTATATGTGGTATTCCTATACCTGAACTGCTGATTGCCAGCCATATAATTCCCTGGACAGACCGTGAAGATTTACGGTTAAATTTATGCAACGGTCTGTGTTTATGTGCTTTGCATGATAGGGCATTTGATAGAGGATTTCTGACAATCGATGCTGGTTACACTGTCGTTATCAGTCCAATGGTTGACCGCTACATGCCTCAAGAAGGGGTAGACAGAGGATTGATGGTTTATAAAGCACGCCCAATATCGTTACCTGATAGATTTTTACCAGATAAGAGTTTTCTGGAAGTTCATCAGAATGAATATTTCATTACAGGTAAGTAATCCATCTTTCTGAATGATCAAGTTTCCTCAAAACTTGACCCGCATCCAAAAGGGAGGCATAATGGTTTCATGGAGTATTATTGAGAGGATATGATGCTAACCTTGACCATTAAAAATATTCCCCCTGACCTTTATGAACGCCTTAAAGCTTCAGCGCAAATGCATCGGCGGAGTATCAATAGCGAAGTCATCACCCGTCTTGAGGAAGTGTTGCGTAGCAAGCGAGTTGCCCCGGATATTTTTTTGAGTAGAGCGGAGGCTATCCAAAAGGATATATCTCTGCCTTTTTTGACCGATGAAACCTTGCAAACCATGAAAGAGGAAGGTCGGCGGTGATTGTTGTTGATACAAATACCATAGCGTATTTCTTTATTCCGGGTGAACACACCGAACAGGCACGAGCAGTACTACGTAAAGATTCAGAATGGGTGGCCCCACTTTTGTGGCGAAGTGAATTTCGTAACATTTTGGCGTCATATTTGCATCGGGAACTTCTGACCTTACCCCAGGCTTTGCGACTGATGCAAGAAGCGGAGAATTTGATGCGGGGCGGCGAGTACCAAATGGCTTCATTACAGGTGTTGAGTCTGGTAGCCAGTTCGGGATGTTCAACTTATGATTGTGAGTTTATTGCGCTTGGTCAAGATTTAGGTGTGCCTGTAGTAACTTCAGATAAAAAAGTTCTTCAGGCATTCCCATCGGACACAATAGCGATGAGTGAATTTGTGTCTTGAAAAGTTGGTCGGCTATGAAAACGTTAGTCCTGGGCCTGGGCAACCCCATTCTCACCGACGACGGCGTGGGCGTGCGCGTGGCCGAAGCGGTGCGGGCGGCGCTGCCGCCGGATTCGCCGGTTGAGGTGAGCGAGGCCAGTGTCGGGGGTTTGAGGTTAATGGAACGGGTGGTGGGTTACGACCGGGTTATCCTGATTGATGCCTGGCACCATCCCCTCGAGAATCAGGCCGGTCAGCACCCTGCCACCAATTTGGGCCGCAATGCCGGGGCCATTCACCGGCTGACGCTGGACGACCTGCGCCACCTCAGCCCCACCCAACACAGCGCCTCGGCCCACGATACCAGCCTGATCACGGCCCTGGCTATGGCGGAGCGAATGGGCCTGGCGGTGCCGCAAGAATTTATCATTTATGCCGTTGAAGTGGAGAACATTATAGATTTTGGTGAAGAGCCAACGCCAGCGGTGGCAGCGGCCGTGCCCAAAGTTACCGCTGCCGTGTTAGAAGAATTGGCGTTGAGAGAGTAACAAAGTTTCCAAAAACTGATAAATATTTTTCAGGAGGGTAACATGATTTCACCCGAAATAATCCGCCGTTATTCGTTTTTTGCCGGTTTGAGCCACGAGCACGTAATCACCCTGGCCAAAGTGGCCGAAGAGATAGTGGTTGAGACCGGCCATTATTTTTTTCACGAGGGAGACGAACTGGACCAACTTTATTTGGTGGTGGAAGGGGCCGTGGCTATTGTAATTGAAGTGCCCGCCGCCGATGTAGAGCATAAACTTTCGGAGCAGTTTACCGGGGAGTTGAAAACCGAAGACGTTGTGCTGAGCGCCATTGGGCCGGGCGAAGTATTTGGCTGGTCCGCGCTGGTGCCGCCGCACCAGGCCACTACCAGCGGCAAGGCCACTACCCCGGGCCGGGTTATTGCCCTTGACGCCCAAGAACTGCTATCAATTTTTGAAGATAATTGCAGATTTGGTTATCTCATGATCCAGAAGATGGCGCAAGTGGTGCGCGACCGCCTGCGCGATATGCGTACAGAGTCGCTGGCGCACATTGTGGGTTGAATAAATTTTTTCAATTGCGCCAAGATTTTCAACCCAAAAGAAACAAGCCCCCTTACCCCGGCGGGGGATTTTAGTTCGAAACGATTCGGTAATTGTTCGTTTAAATGTCATTCTGAGGCCGTAGGCCGAAGAATCTCTTTATAGCGTTCCTTGGCCTGGCTGATGTAACACCAGAAGGAGATTCTTCACTCCGCTTCAGCCGCTTCGCTTCCAAGCTTCGTTCAGAATGACATGTTGAATTACCAAATCATTACCACATTGTTGAAATAGTTAACTAAAAAACGGGCCGGCTTTGTTAGCCGGCCCGTTTGCTATCAGTGAAGCCAGGGTTACGTTCTCTTCTAACTTATGGCGCCCAGTCAATGCTTTCCCCGCGCCAGCCCCAACTGTTGGCCACATCCAATTGCACGGCGCCGTCAATTGAGCCGCCCAGGGCAAAAAGTTGGCGCTGATTGCCGCCGTCGGGATTCATGGCCCAGATCGCCCACTCCCCGCCCCGGTCGGAGACAAAGGCAATCGCCCGGCCATCGGGCGACCAGGTGGGCAGCCCATCATTACCGGAGGCAGTGGTCAACTGGGTCATATTGCTGCCTTCAAGATTGATCACGTAAACATCCCAATTGCCGCTGCCCTGCGACATATAAACCACGCTCTGGCCGTTGGGCGACACCGCCGGATTGGTGTCGCTCAATTCTTTGGTCAGTTGGCGCAAATTGCCGCCGTCAATATGGCTAAAGAAAAGACCACAATCGGTGGCCAGGCACGTTTTGTAAACAAAGCTCTGGCCATCGGGCGTCCAGGCCGGCGCTTCACCCTGAATAGGGTTAGACTCGCGGCGCAGCACATCGTACTCCGGGCCGGAGGTGCGATAAATGGCCGGTTTTTCGCCCGCCTCTTGCGAGTGGAAGAGGAAGGACATATTATCCGGGGCAAATTTAGGCCGTCCGGCTTCAAAGTGAGCGTTAAAAATCCACGGCTCGCCGCCCTCAACGCCGCGTTCCATCAGCCCCCGCCTGTCGCCCTGCCACGAACGGTAGATAATACGGCTGCCGTCGGAGTTCAAATCCGGCTGGCTGGCTGCGGCAACCACCATCTGGCGGTCGCTGCCGTCTGCCTTGGCCATAAAGATATTGTAGGTTCCGGCTGTTTCATCGTAAACCGGAAAAACAATGTGGCCGCTCAAGGCCGGAGCGGCCGGCGCCGGCGGCTCGGCAGGAGGCGCATCGGTTGGGGTGGGGGCAGACGTGGGCGGCGGCGCAACAGTAGGGGCCGGCGTTTCGGCAGACCCGCAGGCCGCCAGTAAGCCCATCATCCCTATCAATAAAACAATGAATAAATTTATCTCGCGCTTCATTTTTTCCCTTCTTTCTGGTTGATTGCTTTGGCCTCTGATAACCCTGACCAGCCATCACTATACCATATTACTCTGCTCACCGTCATCCGTAGTTTTTCCCAATATTAAGGAGAGAAACTACTGATGGGCGTCCATCGGCTTATCCCAAAGGCCATAGAGGTTGTTTGTTTTTTGACTCATTATTTGAGTTACGTTATGCTTACGGCATTATTTTTTTTCTGACCCACCGGCTCAAAAATCTGCGTTCAAGGAGAATAAAAATGACTGCTCAAATTATTGACGGTAAAGCTATTGCGGCCGCCATCCGTAGTGAAATTAAAGTTGAAGTGGAAGCCATGCAGGCCCAATTTGGTAAAGCGCCCGGCCTGGCCACTGTTTTGGTGGGCGAACGAAAAGACTCGCAAACTTACGTGCGGATGAAAAAGAAAGCCTGCGCCGAAGCGGGCTTCAAATCGTTTAGTTACGACTTGCCGGAAGAGGCCGGCCAGGCAGAACTGCTCAAACTGGTGCAAGATTTGAACGCCAACCCGGAGGTGCACGGAATTTTGGTGCAGCTTCCTTTGCCCGCTCACATTGACCCGGAAACAATCCTGGCGGCCATTAGCCTGGAAAAGGATGTGGATGGATTCCACCCTATCAATATTGGCCGGCTTTCTATGAAACAGCGCGAACCCTTGTTTGTGCCCTGCACGCCCAAAGGCTGCATTGAACTGCTTGACCGGACCAACGTAAAAATTGAAGGCAAACAGGCGGTGGTGCTGGGCCGCAGCAATATTGTGGGGCTGCCGGTGGCCATGCTGCTGCTCCACCGCAACGCCACGCTGACCATTTGCCACTCCCGCACCCAAAACCTGCCCCAAGTGGTGCGCCAGGCCGACATCCTGATTGCGGCAGTGGGCCGGCCCCAGCTGGTGCGCGGCGATTGGCTCAAACCCGGGGTGGTGGTGATTGACGTGGGCGTGAACGCCGTAGACGACCCCGCCGATAAGCGCGGGTACCGTTTGGTAGGCGATGTGGCCTTTGACGAGGCCAAAGAAGTGGCCGCCGCCATCACCCCGGTGCCCGGCGGTGTTGGCCCCATGACCATTGCCATGCTCTTACGCAATACGCTTGATGGCGCAAAACGCAGCCTCCAGAAAAACCAATGAGCGGACCGGCGATAGATGGCTGATTGTTAGCTGCCGGATAGGTGAGGCGGCTAAAAATGAAGTACCATCGCAATAATCGTACCTGTGCAATAGCAGCACAGGGCCGGGAAATAACGGGGGGAACTCCCCCCAAAGCCCCCCGCCCTTTTGGGGAGTTATTTGACCTATTGCCCAGGTCGCAATGGTCTATTCAAAAAAATTTGGGATAACAAGAATGACCCTTTATTTATCCGCCCAACACGTCCGCAAAACCTACGGGCGGGCCACGGCCCTGCAAGACGTATCGCTTGACTTGCAGCAAGGCGAAATCCTGGCCCTGCTTGGCCCCAACGGCGCGGGCAAAACCACCTTTATCAAAATCCTGGCCACCGTGTTAATAAAAAACCAGGGCCAGGTGCAAATTTTGGGTTACGATCTGGACCAACACCCCGAAGAGATCAGGCACCTGTTTGGTTACGTGGGCCAAGATACGGAACGCTCGGCTTACGCCCGCCTGACGGTTACAGAGAATTTGCGTTTTTTTGGCGCGCTGCGCGGCATGAGCAAAACCCAGATTGACGGGCAAATTGAAAAACTGGCCGCGTACTTTGATTTTCACGCCAACCTGGGTAAACAATTTGTCCATCTCTCCGGCGGGCAAAAACAAACGGTGGTGATTATGCGGGCCTTACTGCACGATCCCCCGCTGGTTTACCTGGACGAACCGACCAAAGGGCTTGACCCCATTATTGCCAAAAAAATCCGCGTTTTCCTTAAAAAATTTGTGGCCGAAGAAAAAAAGTCTCTCTTGCTCACCTCTCACGTTTTGTCTGAAGTGGATGAAATGGCCGACCGGGTGGCCCTTATTCACCGGGGCCGGATCCCCATTTCCGGCCCGCCGGCGGCGTTAAAAGCCGCCGTGGGGGCCACCGAGTTTGTAGAAATAGAGCAAGACTCCCTATCGCCGGCCACGGTGGAAAAAATCTTGCAACTTGAGCCGGTAATCTGCCGGCTTGAGCGTAATCCCCGCTGGCTTTCTTTTGGCGTATCTGATCTAATGGGCGGCGCCGAGGCCATCATTCGCGCCCTGCGCCAGGATAATGTGCAGACCGGGTTTCGCCATCATACGGTTTCGCTGGAAGATGCCTTTGTGCATCACATTGGCGAGCTGACCGAAAAGTTTGATTAACAGTTAACAATTAATCATTCACAATTCACCATTCACAATTATTATAGAAATGTTATGCAAACCAGTCTGACCCAAACGATGATTAAATCTGGCTCCATACAAAGTTTATCTCGCCCTACCTCCGGCCGGGTGATTGTGGCGGCCACCATCAGCAAGGGGCTGCGGATTGCCACCCGTTACCTGCCCAACCTGGTGGGCAATTTTGTGCAAATTGCCATTAGAGTAGCCTTTTTTATGCTGCTGGCCCACTCGGTTACTTTTGGCAGCGGCGGCGAGGCCGGCCAGGTTTTAACGGGCCGCGAGTTGTTCATCTTTTTTCAGGGGGCCATGCTGATCATGATGTTCAATTGGCCCACACTCTGGGCGCCCATCAATGCCGTGTCCACCGATCTTTACAACGGCACGCTTGAATTTTTGTACAGCAATCCCGGCTCGCGCTATGCCTATTACGTGGGCACCGTGGTCACCGAGATTCTGATCAGCCTGGTTTTTTTTGTGCCGCTTTACCTGTTTCTGGCTCTTTATACCCAAGCCAGCGCCGCCAATATGCTGATGGTGCTGCTGGTTTGTATGTTGGTAGGGGTTACTTTAACGGCAATGGGCATTATGATCGCGCTATTGGCCCTGTTGTGGCGGCAGGTGAATTCAATTGCCAACGTGCTGGGGGTCTTGTTTGAATTCTTGGCCGGAGCTTATTTGCCGGTGAGTGTTTTTCCGACAGTGGTGCAATATCTGGCCTATCTTTTGCCCTACACCTGGGGCTATGATTTAATCCGGTACTACAGTTTTGAAGGTGATTGGCAAACGCTCCAGCCGGTGTGGCTGGAGTGGGGGTTTTTGGTGGGCTATGCGGTGCTCTATACCGTTCTCTCGCGCTATCTTTTGAAAAAGGCCGAGCAAAAAGCTAAACAAAGTGGGTTACATATAATTTAAAGAGG is part of the Anaerolineae bacterium genome and encodes:
- a CDS encoding hydrogenase maturation protease, translated to MKTLVLGLGNPILTDDGVGVRVAEAVRAALPPDSPVEVSEASVGGLRLMERVVGYDRVILIDAWHHPLENQAGQHPATNLGRNAGAIHRLTLDDLRHLSPTQHSASAHDTSLITALAMAERMGLAVPQEFIIYAVEVENIIDFGEEPTPAVAAAVPKVTAAVLEELALRE
- a CDS encoding ABC transporter permease gives rise to the protein MQTSLTQTMIKSGSIQSLSRPTSGRVIVAATISKGLRIATRYLPNLVGNFVQIAIRVAFFMLLAHSVTFGSGGEAGQVLTGRELFIFFQGAMLIMMFNWPTLWAPINAVSTDLYNGTLEFLYSNPGSRYAYYVGTVVTEILISLVFFVPLYLFLALYTQASAANMLMVLLVCMLVGVTLTAMGIMIALLALLWRQVNSIANVLGVLFEFLAGAYLPVSVFPTVVQYLAYLLPYTWGYDLIRYYSFEGDWQTLQPVWLEWGFLVGYAVLYTVLSRYLLKKAEQKAKQSGLHII
- the folD gene encoding bifunctional methylenetetrahydrofolate dehydrogenase/methenyltetrahydrofolate cyclohydrolase FolD — protein: MTAQIIDGKAIAAAIRSEIKVEVEAMQAQFGKAPGLATVLVGERKDSQTYVRMKKKACAEAGFKSFSYDLPEEAGQAELLKLVQDLNANPEVHGILVQLPLPAHIDPETILAAISLEKDVDGFHPINIGRLSMKQREPLFVPCTPKGCIELLDRTNVKIEGKQAVVLGRSNIVGLPVAMLLLHRNATLTICHSRTQNLPQVVRQADILIAAVGRPQLVRGDWLKPGVVVIDVGVNAVDDPADKRGYRLVGDVAFDEAKEVAAAITPVPGGVGPMTIAMLLRNTLDGAKRSLQKNQ
- a CDS encoding HNH endonuclease; the encoded protein is MPKGDLWTHEELLLVLNLYHKIPFGQFDHRTPKVIELAKLIGRTSNAVAMQLNNFVALDPYHQNRGIKGLRPPGELARKLWAEAQNDWVNIVLESETILENLTQPDTVKIQQTSAEKPPTLLKQPEGPTETERLTKIRLGQRFFRESIMANYHQRCCICGIPIPELLIASHIIPWTDREDLRLNLCNGLCLCALHDRAFDRGFLTIDAGYTVVISPMVDRYMPQEGVDRGLMVYKARPISLPDRFLPDKSFLEVHQNEYFITGK
- a CDS encoding cyclic nucleotide-binding domain-containing protein, coding for MISPEIIRRYSFFAGLSHEHVITLAKVAEEIVVETGHYFFHEGDELDQLYLVVEGAVAIVIEVPAADVEHKLSEQFTGELKTEDVVLSAIGPGEVFGWSALVPPHQATTSGKATTPGRVIALDAQELLSIFEDNCRFGYLMIQKMAQVVRDRLRDMRTESLAHIVG
- a CDS encoding ABC transporter ATP-binding protein, which produces MTLYLSAQHVRKTYGRATALQDVSLDLQQGEILALLGPNGAGKTTFIKILATVLIKNQGQVQILGYDLDQHPEEIRHLFGYVGQDTERSAYARLTVTENLRFFGALRGMSKTQIDGQIEKLAAYFDFHANLGKQFVHLSGGQKQTVVIMRALLHDPPLVYLDEPTKGLDPIIAKKIRVFLKKFVAEEKKSLLLTSHVLSEVDEMADRVALIHRGRIPISGPPAALKAAVGATEFVEIEQDSLSPATVEKILQLEPVICRLERNPRWLSFGVSDLMGGAEAIIRALRQDNVQTGFRHHTVSLEDAFVHHIGELTEKFD
- a CDS encoding type II toxin-antitoxin system VapC family toxin is translated as MIVVDTNTIAYFFIPGEHTEQARAVLRKDSEWVAPLLWRSEFRNILASYLHRELLTLPQALRLMQEAENLMRGGEYQMASLQVLSLVASSGCSTYDCEFIALGQDLGVPVVTSDKKVLQAFPSDTIAMSEFVS
- a CDS encoding Arc family DNA-binding protein yields the protein MMLTLTIKNIPPDLYERLKASAQMHRRSINSEVITRLEEVLRSKRVAPDIFLSRAEAIQKDISLPFLTDETLQTMKEEGRR
- a CDS encoding PD40 domain-containing protein produces the protein MKREINLFIVLLIGMMGLLAACGSAETPAPTVAPPPTSAPTPTDAPPAEPPAPAAPALSGHIVFPVYDETAGTYNIFMAKADGSDRQMVVAAASQPDLNSDGSRIIYRSWQGDRRGLMERGVEGGEPWIFNAHFEAGRPKFAPDNMSFLFHSQEAGEKPAIYRTSGPEYDVLRRESNPIQGEAPAWTPDGQSFVYKTCLATDCGLFFSHIDGGNLRQLTKELSDTNPAVSPNGQSVVYMSQGSGNWDVYVINLEGSNMTQLTTASGNDGLPTWSPDGRAIAFVSDRGGEWAIWAMNPDGGNQRQLFALGGSIDGAVQLDVANSWGWRGESIDWAP